The Salvia miltiorrhiza cultivar Shanhuang (shh) unplaced genomic scaffold, IMPLAD_Smil_shh original_scaffold_302, whole genome shotgun sequence genome window below encodes:
- the LOC131003931 gene encoding uncharacterized protein LOC131003931 has protein sequence MELYVELTEFGKNPIENIDMFFFPVYEQERYFALCVDLKRERIFVLDSLIDILGDHDFRKYDSLCTKVRTLLAYYLNYKEETMKSKSVSNSKMQIVKLKWADKRNTLDTAIYLMRHLETFMGDSSSNWKCDMSNISTRQISRMRVRYCSSIISCARNEVKKEIEDNAAIEYRKICSDPSVNIDSVLVG, from the exons ATGGAGTTATATGTGGAGTTGACGGAGTTTGGAAAAAATCCAATTGAGAACATTGATATG TTTTTCTTCCCCGTATATGAACAAGAACGGTACTTTGCATTGTGTGTGGATTTAAAAAGGGAACGAATCTTTGTGCTGGACAGTCTCATAGACATATTAGGTGATCATGATTTCAGGAAGTATGACAGCCTTTGCACCAAAGTT CGTACACTATTGGCGTATTATCTCAACTACAAAGAAGAGACCATGAAGTCAAAATCGGTGTCGAATTCCAAAATGCAAATTGTCAAACTGAAGTGGGCGGACAAGAGAAATACATTGGACACAGCTATTTATCTTATGCGCCACTTGGAGACATTCATGGGAGATAGTTCGTCAAATTGGAAGTGTGACATGTCCAACATAAGTACACGACAAATCTCTCGAATGCGGGTGAGGTATTGCTCGTCCATAATATCATGCGCTAGGAACGAAGTGAAGAAAGAGATTGAGGACAATGCTGCAATTGAATATCGTAAGATTTGCAGTGATCCATCGGTTAACATAGATTCAGTCTTGGTGGGTTGA